In Hyphomicrobium denitrificans 1NES1, the genomic stretch GCGGTTGCGCTCGGCGCGGAGCTTTGCCCAATAATCGAGGCGTTTCTTGATTTCACGTTCGAAGCCGCGCTCAGGCGGATCGTAATATTTCGGACGCTTTTTGAATTCGTCCGGAAAGTAGTTCTGGCCTGAGAAAGCTTCCGGCTGATCGTGATCGTAGAGGTAATCCGAACCGTAGCCTTCCTCTTCCATCAGTTTTGTTGGCGCGTTGAGAATTGTCTTCGGCGGCGAGATCGATCCGTGTTCCTTGGCAGCGCGCATCGCCGCTTTGAAGGCGACGTAATTGGCGTTCGATTTCGGCGCCGTCGCCATGTAGATCACGGCTTCGGCAAGAGCCAGCTCGCCTTCCGGCGAGCCAAGAAAATCGAAGGCTTCTTTCGCGGCGTTGGCGATGACGAGCGCCTGTGGATCTGCAAGGCCGATGTCCTCGACCGCCATGCGGACGACGCGGCGGGCGATGAACAATCGATCCTCGCCGCCGTCGAGCATCCGGCAAAAATAATAAAGTGCCGCGTCCGGATCGGAGCCGCGCACGGCCTTATGTAGCGCCGAGATCAGATTGTAATGGCCCTCGCGTGATTTGTCGTAGAGCGGAGCGCGCCGCTGGACGAGCTTGACGAGCGCCTCGCGGGTGAGTGGCTTCCCCTTCGGCGCAACCGCCGCGAAGACGTCTTCTGCAAGATTGAGAATGGCGCGGCCGTCGCCATCGGCCATGCCTTTGAGGGCTTCGCGTGCATCCGCATCGAGCGGCAGGGGCCGGCCGACGTCCGCTTCGGCACGCTTCAAGAGCGTTTCGAGCGTCGCGTCGTCGAGGCGATTGAGGACGAGCACGCTGGCCCGCGACAGAAGCGCGGCGTTGAGCTCGAACGACGGGTTTTCCGTCGTCGCCCCGACGAGAGTGATCGTGCCGTCTTCCATGTAGGGCAGGAAGGAGTCCTGCTGTGAGCGGTTGAAGCGATGAATTTCGTCGATGAAGAGGAGGGTGCCCTTACCCTGTTCGCGCATGACTTTCGCGCGCTCGAAGGCCTTCCTCAGATCGGCAACGCCGGAAAAGATCGCCGAGAGTTGCTCGAAATTGAGATGTGTTTCGCTCGCGAGAAGCCGGGCGATCGTCGTCTTGCCGGAACCCGGAGGCCCCCAGAAAATCAGGCTTGGCACGCGGCCGCTTTTCAGCATGCGCGTCAGCGTTCCGTCCGGCCCGACGATGTGATCCTGCCCGGCGACTTCCTGCAGGGTTTTCGGGCGCAGGCGATCGGCAAGCGGCCGCGGCGCGCTCTTCTCCAGTCCTGCAGCTTCAAAGAGATTTGTCATGACGCGCATATATAGAGGGCCGCGCGCGCCGTTCCAAACCCGAAGCGCTGGCGTTACCGGTCATTCCCCGACTGAACGGGCGAACGTCCAGGCTTTTGTGGGTTTGGCCCTGGATGGCCGCCTCGGAGGGCGGCCATGACGTGGAATAAGTACAGCGCACCCTCTCACGTCATGGCCGGCCAGGGCCGCACGGCAGTCGGCTAGCGGCGAAATGCGTCTGGGCTTCCGTTCGTCTATGCTCGAACGGCGACGTTGACGGTCTTGGCCGGTCCTGAGCTTGCACCGGATGCGTCGGTCACTTCGACATCGAAGTGCGCCTTCGGGCCCTGCGAGCCGTCGTGGGAGAAATAGACTTGGCCGCCTGCAAGATCGGCCTGTGAGAACGAGCTGACAGGTGTCTTTAGCGTGCCGGCGAGGGCCACAAAGCCGCCATTCGCTTTCGAGACCGCAAACGTCAGGTCTTCAGGCTTGTCGTCGGGGTCGACGGCGTTCAGGTCGGCAAGCGTGATGCGCACCGAGCGGCCCTTGTCGACAGTCAAGTCGAGGTCGCCTGCAATTGCCGGCGGAATGTTCCGGACGTGGGCCGAAAGCTCGGCCCCTTCTTCCATCGACAGGCGCCCGTACCTGATCTTGCCCGCGGCGCTGCCGGTGCTTTTCAGCGAGAAAAGCTGCTGCACACGAACGTCGCCCTGAAGGGTGCCATGAACCTCGGCTGTGTCCGATTTGACGTTGCCGAAGACCTTCCCGCCTTCCTGAACCACAAGTTCCGACGCCGTAACGCCGCCTTCGACGTAACCCCAAACCTCAACCCGGCGGCCTTTCTTGACTTCGCCCTTCAGCACGGCACCTTCGCCGATGATCAAAACACCTCGCGTATCGGCCATCGGCTAAACTCCCCCATAACACGCATTACCTCGCCCGAACCTCGACCACGATTTTGTCAGCTTCTCGACCGTGGCATGACGCGGTGCGTTAACCTTGAAGGGGCGTTTCTCTCGGTGCCATTGCCGACTGTTTGTCAGGCCCCTGCAGAAAGGCGTTGATCGTTCCGCCGGTCGAGGATGCCACGCTTGACCTCGGACCGAATTCCGGGCTCTCCCATGTCCATGAGCGTCGAGACAATCACAGTTGCGGATGGCGAGGCCGATATGCGCCTCGATCGCTGGTTCCGTGCGCACTTTCCGGACGTCGGATACACCTATCTCCAGAAGCTCTTGCGCTCGGGACAGGTGCGGGTCGATTCCAAGCGCGCGCAGGCGAACGACCGTTTGAGTGCGGGCTCCGAAATCCGCGTCCCGGCCATCATTCGCCAGCCGAAGAAGGTGAGCCCGAACGGAAGACCGGCGCTTGGCGTTTCGAAGGGCGACCGTGATGCCATCGAAAAAATGATCCTTTACGAGGACGACCATGTGCTCGTCCTGAACAAGCCGTTTGGTCTCGCGGTGCAGGGTGGCACAGGCACCAAGAAGCATATTGACGGCATGCTCGAAGGCATGGCGGATCGCTTCGGCGGCGAGCGTCCGCGTCTGGTGCATCGCCTCGACCGCGACACGACTGGCGTGCTGCTCGTTGCAAAAACACGTGAAGCTGCGGCGAAGCTCGGCCGCATATTCCAGACGCGCTCGGCGGCCAAAACCTACTGGGCGCTGGTCAAAGGCGTGCCGAAGCCGCCGCAGGGCAAGGTCGAGGCTGCGCTCGTCAAGGCGTCAGGCCCCGATGGCGACCGCGTGCGCAAGGCGAAGCCCGGCGAGCAGGACGTCGCGATGCACGCGACGACGCACTATTCCGTCATCGACCGCGCTGCGCATAAAGCGGCGTGGGTGTCGCTGAAGCCGGTCACCGGGCGGCAGCATCAACTCCGCGCGCATATGCATCTCATCGGTCATCCGATCGTCGGCGACAACAAGTACGAAGGCGACGTGCACATGCCGGCGGAGAACATCGAGAAGAAGCTGCACCTGCACGCGCGCCGCCTCGTCATTCCGCATCCAAAGGGGGGCAAGATCATCGATGTGACGGCGCCGCTGCCCGCCCACATGGCGGCATCGTGGGAATTGCTCGGCTTCGACATTGGAAAGTTCGAATGAGGTGCCTCGACTTTTCAAGTCGTAGCGACGAGATGAGGGCGAAGCATGGCTGATCTGATTGCATCCACAATCCGCTCCGTATTATCGAATTCTTTCTTGACCTTTCTTGTCGTCGGTCTTGTATTCTCCATCGTTGCCATCGCCCGCGCGCCGAAGCCGGTGTCTGCCTCGGTCATCGTCGAAAAGCTGTTGTCCTGGCACGTCTTCTGGTCGATCGGCGTCGGCTATTTCTATAATTTTGTCATGCACGCATTTTTTGGAGAGATGGTGGCCTCATTCATTGGCTGGGCGGATAGCCCGTTCCAGTTTGAAGTGGCGACCGCCAGTCTCGGCTTTTCCGCCGTCGGCTTGATTGCGGCCTTTCGAAGTTTCGACCTCCGTCTCGCGGCAGTTGTCGGTCCGGCCTTGTTTATGCTCGGCGCGGCGGTAGGTCATGCCTATCAGATGGCCGTGCACCAGAACTTCGCGCCAGGCAACGCCGGCGTGGTTTTCTATATGGATATTGTCATACCATTGATCGGGTTCGTGCTGCTTTGGCTCCAGTATCGGATCGGTCATCGGGGCGTGCAAACCTAGCTTGGTGAGGAGCTGCGCCGCGGCGTGGCGTCGCCCGTCCCGATCATGCATCTCGCGGAATTTGCGGCGTTATTGTAGCGTGCTAGAACGCATCCATGAAACTCATCGTTTTCGATTGCGACGGAACGATCGTCGACAGCCAGGCCGGTATCGTCCTGTCGATGGAGCATGCCTTCAAATCGCTGCGCATGGTGCCGCCGACGCGCAAGCAGACGCTTGCCGTCGTCGGCCTGTCGCTACTCGAAGCGTGCTCGGCGCTGGCGCCTGAAGCGGAATACGGAACGTGCGTCGAATTGGCCGAGGGCTACAAGGCTGCGTTCCGGGAACTCGACCGAAATCCGTCGGACACCGACATTCTCTTTCCGCTGGCCAGGGAAACAATTGCGCATCTCGCGGCACGCGAAGATCATCTGCTCGCCATTGCGACCGGCAAGTCCCGGCGCGGGGTTGAGCGGATGTGCGAGCGGGAAGGATGGCAGTCCTATTTCGTGACCATCCAGACGTCGGACGATCATCCTTCGAAACCCAATCCTTCGATGCTGCTGAGAGCTATGCTTGAAGCAGGCGTCGAGCCTGCCGATACGGTCATGATCGGCGACACGACGTATGACGTGGATATGGCACGCGCTGCGGGTGTTCCGGCGATCGGCGTCGCATGGGGCTACCATAGCGTTGCGGAATTGACGAATGCCGGTGCGCGTAAGATCGTCGAAAGCTTTACCGATCTTCCGGCAGCGATCGACATCGCGTTTGGCACCAAGAGCTGCGCGGCATGAGCGGCACGACGTCCAATGGTAATGGGAAAGATCGCCATCGCGCCGATCTGGAGCGTGCTTCCGGTGGTCCGCGCGGTGTCATCAGCGACAGCCTAGCCAAGCCGCTGGCCCGCCGATTCTACAAGGGGGCGAGCGTCAGCGATGTGGCGCCGTTCCAAATTCTGCTCGATGGACGCGCCATTAAGACACCGAAGAAGCGTGCCCTTGCCGTCCCGACAAAAGCGTTGGCTGAGGCGATCGCGGAAGAATGGCAGGCGCAGCAGGAGTTCGTCGATCCGTCGCGCATGCCGCTGACGCGTTTTGCTAACACCGCGATCGACGCCGTCAGCGAAACGGAGGATGCGGTTGCGGCCGATATCGTCGCTTATGCGGGCAGCGATCTCGTTTGCTATCGCGCCGAGACGCCGGAGGCGTTGGTCGCGCTTCAGTCTCGCGATTGGAATCCGGTCGTTGCTTGGGCGGACGCGACGCTCGGGGCTAAGTTCAGGGTCGTGCCGGGGATCGTGCACGTTCAGCAGCCGCCGGCGGCTTTGGCGGCCGTGGCTGAGGCTCTCACTCCCCACGATGCATTCCGCCTGACGGGCCTGCATGTGCTGACGACATTGATGGGTTCGGCGCTGCTGGCGCTGGCGCTTGCGCGGGGAGCCTTAACATCCGATGCGGCGTGGGGTGCGGCGCATGTCGATGAAGATTATGAGATCTCGCTCTGGGGCGAAGATGCCGAGGCCGCCGCCCGCCGCCGCGGCCGCCGCGCCGAGTTCGATGCCGCCTGGCGCTGGTTGGAGCTGCTCAGCTAGGGCCTTGGTCCAGGCCTCAAACATTGAGATAAAAAACGATTAGCTGGACATCGTTCTTTTGCTTCCTGGGCTTTGCCGTCTTGCTCTCACAACATAGTTTGCCTCACACTTGAGGCAACTGATTCGCAGAAGCGTAGGCTGATCGATGCTGCACAGGCCGCGCATTCCGGAACTTGCGCAACGCGACCGGTTTATTCGCCGGGCGGTGAGCGAAGGGCGTGTGCTGACATTCGCCGATGAGGAAACCGCTTCCGTTCCGTCACAGAAGGTACGGGGCAGGACGGTTCAGCTTTTCTGGTCTAGCCCGATCGAGGCGACACGGTGGGCTGAAGCGCTTGCGGGCAATAACGAGCTGCAGGACATCGCTCTTGCGACCTTCGCCGCCGAGATCCTGCCCGGTATTGCCAAGGCCAAGGGATTTGCGGGCACCGATTGGGTGTCCGATCCGATCGAAGCCGAGGTCGATCCCCTCGATCTGCAGATCCGCCTAAAGACGGAGGCGATCCCCTACTATGCCGCTGCTGCGCGTATTCGGGGCGAAGTCTTTCTCGTCGGCGACGAATCCGGGCCGATACTGACGCCGGCTGGACCGTGGGCGCCTGCGGGAGACCTTCTGCATATATTCGCAGCGCGAGCCGAGGCCGAACGCCACCTGAAGCAGGCGGGCGGCAAGCGCGTCATTACCGATCCGATCATCGACTTCGTCGGCGTGACCCTGTCCTGGGCGGCGACGCGCGCCCGCGCCGTCGCCATCGAGCCGATCGCGGGGGCGGGTTTTATCGAGGTTAAGATTGGTGAGTTCGGGCGCCAACTTGCCGCGGCACAAACGTCGGCGTAAACGGCACATCCGGCGGCTTTCGGTTATTAATGATCCGTCCCAATGCGGCCTGCCGGCCGCGCATTTCTCAACATTTGCGCTCTCCCGAGGCCGTGCTAGAGAGCCAGCGCATTTATCACGGCAAGGCAGGGTGGCAGGTTCATGAAAGACATCATCGGGGAGCTCGAGACGCGGCGCGCCAATGCTCGCCTGGGGGGCGGCCAGGCTCGCATCAACTCGCAGCACCAGAAGGGCAAGTTGACGGCGCGCGAACGGATCGAGCTGCTGATGGATGAAGGCTCGTTCGAGGAGTTCGACATGTTCGTCGAGCACCGCTGCACCGAGTTCGGCATGGAAAAGACGAAGGTGCCGGGCGATGGCGTCGTGACCGGGTGGGGCACGATCAACGGCCGCACAGTCTATGTCTTTGCCAAGGACT encodes the following:
- a CDS encoding replication-associated recombination protein A; the encoded protein is MTNLFEAAGLEKSAPRPLADRLRPKTLQEVAGQDHIVGPDGTLTRMLKSGRVPSLIFWGPPGSGKTTIARLLASETHLNFEQLSAIFSGVADLRKAFERAKVMREQGKGTLLFIDEIHRFNRSQQDSFLPYMEDGTITLVGATTENPSFELNAALLSRASVLVLNRLDDATLETLLKRAEADVGRPLPLDADAREALKGMADGDGRAILNLAEDVFAAVAPKGKPLTREALVKLVQRRAPLYDKSREGHYNLISALHKAVRGSDPDAALYYFCRMLDGGEDRLFIARRVVRMAVEDIGLADPQALVIANAAKEAFDFLGSPEGELALAEAVIYMATAPKSNANYVAFKAAMRAAKEHGSISPPKTILNAPTKLMEEEGYGSDYLYDHDQPEAFSGQNYFPDEFKKRPKYYDPPERGFEREIKKRLDYWAKLRAERNRRS
- a CDS encoding polymer-forming cytoskeletal protein; its protein translation is MADTRGVLIIGEGAVLKGEVKKGRRVEVWGYVEGGVTASELVVQEGGKVFGNVKSDTAEVHGTLQGDVRVQQLFSLKSTGSAAGKIRYGRLSMEEGAELSAHVRNIPPAIAGDLDLTVDKGRSVRITLADLNAVDPDDKPEDLTFAVSKANGGFVALAGTLKTPVSSFSQADLAGGQVYFSHDGSQGPKAHFDVEVTDASGASSGPAKTVNVAVRA
- a CDS encoding RluA family pseudouridine synthase, coding for MSVETITVADGEADMRLDRWFRAHFPDVGYTYLQKLLRSGQVRVDSKRAQANDRLSAGSEIRVPAIIRQPKKVSPNGRPALGVSKGDRDAIEKMILYEDDHVLVLNKPFGLAVQGGTGTKKHIDGMLEGMADRFGGERPRLVHRLDRDTTGVLLVAKTREAAAKLGRIFQTRSAAKTYWALVKGVPKPPQGKVEAALVKASGPDGDRVRKAKPGEQDVAMHATTHYSVIDRAAHKAAWVSLKPVTGRQHQLRAHMHLIGHPIVGDNKYEGDVHMPAENIEKKLHLHARRLVIPHPKGGKIIDVTAPLPAHMAASWELLGFDIGKFE
- a CDS encoding DUF6790 family protein, producing MADLIASTIRSVLSNSFLTFLVVGLVFSIVAIARAPKPVSASVIVEKLLSWHVFWSIGVGYFYNFVMHAFFGEMVASFIGWADSPFQFEVATASLGFSAVGLIAAFRSFDLRLAAVVGPALFMLGAAVGHAYQMAVHQNFAPGNAGVVFYMDIVIPLIGFVLLWLQYRIGHRGVQT
- a CDS encoding HAD-IA family hydrolase, which gives rise to MKLIVFDCDGTIVDSQAGIVLSMEHAFKSLRMVPPTRKQTLAVVGLSLLEACSALAPEAEYGTCVELAEGYKAAFRELDRNPSDTDILFPLARETIAHLAAREDHLLAIATGKSRRGVERMCEREGWQSYFVTIQTSDDHPSKPNPSMLLRAMLEAGVEPADTVMIGDTTYDVDMARAAGVPAIGVAWGYHSVAELTNAGARKIVESFTDLPAAIDIAFGTKSCAA
- a CDS encoding ATP12 family chaperone protein, which codes for MSGTTSNGNGKDRHRADLERASGGPRGVISDSLAKPLARRFYKGASVSDVAPFQILLDGRAIKTPKKRALAVPTKALAEAIAEEWQAQQEFVDPSRMPLTRFANTAIDAVSETEDAVAADIVAYAGSDLVCYRAETPEALVALQSRDWNPVVAWADATLGAKFRVVPGIVHVQQPPAALAAVAEALTPHDAFRLTGLHVLTTLMGSALLALALARGALTSDAAWGAAHVDEDYEISLWGEDAEAAARRRGRRAEFDAAWRWLELLS
- a CDS encoding DUF2750 domain-containing protein gives rise to the protein MLHRPRIPELAQRDRFIRRAVSEGRVLTFADEETASVPSQKVRGRTVQLFWSSPIEATRWAEALAGNNELQDIALATFAAEILPGIAKAKGFAGTDWVSDPIEAEVDPLDLQIRLKTEAIPYYAAAARIRGEVFLVGDESGPILTPAGPWAPAGDLLHIFAARAEAERHLKQAGGKRVITDPIIDFVGVTLSWAATRARAVAIEPIAGAGFIEVKIGEFGRQLAAAQTSA